A single region of the Triticum dicoccoides isolate Atlit2015 ecotype Zavitan chromosome 2B, WEW_v2.0, whole genome shotgun sequence genome encodes:
- the LOC119364994 gene encoding probable methyltransferase At1g27930 has product MKPPGRLATAAAAALLVATSLLVATLLTSPLPLLPLLPCLPGVLAPSGVGYEPSGLAALADAAVYYATTRTVPQQSRAEISLSLDVLRRRAPIRLLVFGLGHDSRLWHALNPGGVTVFLEEDPEWYRIVRAKSPFLRAHLVSYRTRMDHADLLLDSYKNFSSCVPGAGAEAADAPVLVRDNAACPLALHNLPPEVYENEWDMLMLDAPKGYFASAPGRMAAIWTAAAMARARRGEGDTDVFLHDVDRRVEKKYAEEFLCDMFRVGKTGRLWHFSIPPVSRRGNTTASGDGKRPFC; this is encoded by the coding sequence ATGAAGCCTCCCGGCCGCCTCGCCACTGCCGCTGCAGCGGCATTGCTCGTCGCCACGTCGCTGCTGGTCGCGACCCTCCTCACCTCGCCGCTGCCGTTGCTGCCGTTGCTCCCGTGCCTGCCCGGCGTCCTAGCCCCCTCGGGCGTCGGGTACGAGCCTTCAGGCCTCGCCGCGCTCGCCGACGCCGCGGTGTACTACGCCACAACGCGCACCGTCCCGCAGCAGTCGCGCGCCGAGATCTCCCTCTCTCTCGACGTGCTGCGCCGCCGCGCGCCGATCCGGCTGCTGGTGTTCGGCCTCGGCCATGACTCGCGGCTCTGGCACGCGCTCAACCCCGGCGGCGTCACCGTCTTCCTGGAGGAGGATCCGGAGTGGTACCGCATCGTGCGCGCTAAGTCGCCGTTCCTGCGCGCCCATCTGGTCAGTTACCGCACGCGGATGGACCACGCCGACCTCCTCTTGGACTCCTACAAGAACTTCTCCTCCTGCGTCCCCGGCGCCGGAGCCGAGGCCGCCGACGCCCCCGTGCTGGTCCGCGACAACGCCGCGTGCCCGCTGGCGCTGCACAACCTGCCGCCGGAGGTGTACGAGAACGAGTGGGACATGCTCATGCTGGACGCGCCCAAGGGGTACTTCGCGTCGGCGCCTGGCAGGATGGCGGCGATTTGGACGGCGGCGGCAATGGCGCGGGCGAGGCGCGGCGAGGGGGACACCGACGTGTTCCTGCACGACGTGGACCGCAGGGTGGAGAAGAAGTATGCCGAGGAGTTCCTCTGCGACATGTTCCGGGTGGGAAAGACCGGCCGGCTCTGGCATTTCAGCATTCCACCGGTGTCACGGCGGGGGAACACGACGGCGTCCGGCGATGGCAAGAGGCCTTTTTGCTGA